Below is a window of Stygiolobus azoricus DNA.
CCCTCACGTATCTCCAAAATTACTTCGTAACCTCTGTCAATAATCGCCGTTCCTAAACCTACTAATCTCGCTCCAACAGCGATTAGTTCTAACGCATCTTCCCATGTAAATACTCCTCCCATCCCGATTATTTCTGTATTGTATTCCTTATACACGTCATGGATGACCCTCACAGCTAACTGATGTATGCACTTCCCTGATATACCACCTGTACCGTAGCTTAGGATAGGCTTAAACTCCTCTCTATCTAAAGCTAACCCCTTAAGTGTATTTATCAGGGTAATTCCTTTAGCTCCCCCTTCAAGGGCTTTTCCTGCCAGTTCTACGGTATTATCCCAAGGACCTAATTTTACGAACACGGGGAGTGAAGTTACACTGCTCACTTCCTTAGTGATGTCCAATGTAAACTTTGAGGTGGATTCACCGTAACCTTTTCTGTTAGGGCTACTTAGGTTCAGTTCAATTATCTTCACTTTCTCTCTTAAAGCCTTGTTAGTAGTTCTCAACTCTTCGAATCTCTCTACCACTTTCTTTATTTCACCTACACTGTTTCCTCCTATACTTAGAATTAAATTACAGT
It encodes the following:
- the pyrD gene encoding dihydroorotate dehydrogenase PyrD, encoding MLKVAGIEFKDPFIISSGIVPLVDKFMNKICEKYLPSAITMKTLTLNALEPHKPPTVIKLRDGCYMNAIGLGNPGIDSLEGFQVKADCNLILSIGGNSVGEIKKVVERFEELRTTNKALREKVKIIELNLSSPNRKGYGESTSKFTLDITKEVSSVTSLPVFVKLGPWDNTVELAGKALEGGAKGITLINTLKGLALDREEFKPILSYGTGGISGKCIHQLAVRVIHDVYKEYNTEIIGMGGVFTWEDALELIAVGARLVGLGTAIIDRGYEVILEIREGFNTYLKEKGLKIEKVIGIGVRK